A region from the Vulpes lagopus strain Blue_001 chromosome 5, ASM1834538v1, whole genome shotgun sequence genome encodes:
- the LOC121491808 gene encoding cornifin-A-like, which yields MNSHQQKQLCIPLTQPQQQQEKQQCQPPPQELCAPKSKEPCYPKVPELCHVKDPKPCHLKVPEPCPSIVTLVPSQAEVMKFTGKQGLGEPTTRC from the coding sequence ATGAATTCTCACCAGCAGAAGCAGCTGTGCATCCCTCTCACCCAGcctcagcagcagcaggagaaacAGCAATGCCAGCCTCCACCTCAGGAGCTGTGTGCCCCCAAAAGCAAGGAACCATGCTACCCCAAAGTTCCTGAGCTCTGCCATGTCAAGGATCCTAAGCCCTGTCACCTCAAGGTTCCTGAGCCATGTCCCTCAATAGTCACTCTAGTGCCATCTCAAGCAGAAGTAATGAAGTTCACAGGCAAGCAAGGCCTTGGGGAGCCAACCACCAGATGCTGA